The genomic stretch CTGCCAGTCCCTGCAGCAGCCACGGTCCACGTACAGTAAGGtacggggggtggggatggggggtgggggcggggaggggcggcaggGTCACCCTCGGTGGGGACGGGAAGGAAGCGGCCTCCTCCAGGCCGGGGCTGCGGGCTCCCCCCGGGACGAGACGGAGTCCGCCCCCCGATAGGCATCAGCTCGGGCAGGAGGGGTTGGGCCGCCAGGGCTGCCTTCGCCTCTCTCACTCGTGCCCGTCCTCtccgccccccatcccaccccacccccgtgcGCCCCTAGGGCTGTTTGCACGGCCCCgagctgtgtgacctgagacCCGGGCCCGGCAGAGACGGCTCTCTGGGGGACCAGCTGGCCCTGACCGTCGGTGAGTGGGTGCCCGGGCGCGACACAGGCCGGCGGGTGGCATTTGGGGGCGGCGGCCCCTCAGCGGGCAGGTGGGATCGGTGCCGCCCATCCTGGGCTTTACTTGGTCCCGTGgtcctgcctgtctgtctgtggccggggacgggggggaggtGAGGCACGGCCAGACCGGCAGACCGCCCCCCCACCCGGGATCGGTAgccaggctggggcggggggcctcACCGTACGTCGGACGCTGAGCGGGAGCACTTGCTCGGGAATCGAGACGCCCCTCGGGAGCGGAGGGCCCGCTGGCTTTTGGAAGTGAGAATTGAAGGTTCCGTTTCCAGCTGTGCCCTCCCCGCTAAAGCTCTTCCCAGATTGCCGTGGGAAACTCCTCTCTGGAGGCGGCCCTGCCAGAAGCTGGCGGGCACCCTGGTCTCTCTCtggtctgggctgggctggctggcgggggagggggccccatATGGTGTGGTTTGTCCCTGGTGGAGGGGCGAGGAGCCGGGGGGCATGGGTTTCCGGGGTCGGAGGGTCCGGGGCCAGCGGGGTCGGGGTGACCGTCCGTCCCGTCGTGCGCCAGGCTCCCTGGGAGAGAACGTGCTGCTCCGCCGCGCCGCGTGGCTCACCGCGCCTCCCGGCTTCCTCATCGGCTCATACGTGCACGGGACCGTGGACCGGCCCTCCGACCCCAGCGCTCCCGTTGCCGCCGCGCTGGGTAAATACGGGGCCCTCGTCGTATGCCGGGCCCCCGACCCGACCCCCGACCGGACCCCTGACCTGGCCTGGCTGGGCCGGCGGCTGGGCCAGCACGTGGTGGGTATGGCCCCGCTATCCGTGGGCTCTCTGGACGACCCTCCCGGTGGGGAGGCAGAGACCCGCATGTTGGCCCAGCCCTACCTGCTGGACCCCGGCCTGACGCTGGGCCAGTTTGTGCAGCCGCACGGCGTCTCCGTGCTGGACTTTGTGCGCTTTGAGTGCGGAGACGAAGGTGGGGACGAAGGCGAGGGCGCGGTGGCCGGCGCCGGGTAGCGCCTGCGaaggctgggggccgggcccgggccccgggcgaggggcggggcggggcgggcctcgAGTGAGTTGGGGGAGCCGGCCCTGAAGCGCTGGCTGGGATGAAAATAAAAAGCGTCTCGGATGACAACCCGCTGGTGGTCTGACTCTGCCTGCCTGGGATGGGGCCGGCCGGAGACGGCCCGGTTCCGCTGACCTGGGTTTCAGCGAGGGGGCGTCACTCCAAGGcgaggagccggggggcggggatagGGGAGCTaggcctctccctctcttcctctctggctgCGGAGCGATCGGGTGGGCTGTCATTGGAGGAACGTTTCCCCTCTTCAAGGGATGGtggcccccatctccccccattatGCCCGCTGTTGGGGGCCCTGCCCCGCTTGGTTCGGGCtcaccgccccttccccccccaaaagGTCCCCCCATTTCTGTTTCATCTTCACTTGCACCTGTCGGGCCCAGGGCCCAATGCTCGGGTCTGGTTGTGGGTGATGAGCTGGAGCGAACCCGGGTGCGGGCAGCGGGGCAGGGCCAGCGTCAAGGGCCGCCGCCAGGGGACCCGACATCGTGCTTTCGCCGACTCCCTCTATCCCCTTaggctctgctccctcctccggcCTGCAATCTGTGGGCCCTAGCCCtgtgcgccgcccccccccccccccccaggccctcctCCCGCATCCTTCTTCCCCGCTACCACTACTTTCTGTCCATCAGGACCCTCTCTCTGTCAGGCCGATTATCTCGAGCCAGACTCCTACCCAGCAGGCACCCAGCCAGTCCTGACGGGAGGGCGGGGGTCACCCACCCACGGGTTTGGCCGTTTTCGGGGGCAGGACAGAGTTGGGACTGGCACGGATTCCCTGTGCCAGCCACGGAGTTGCCAAGTTGGGGTGgtcgaggcaggatgggggctgcCCCTGGGAAAGGGTCTTGGCTGTTGTTGGCTCAAGCGGTCAAGGAGCGGGGCCCTCGGGAGCAGCAGATTCCCACCTGTGAGATGACCCTGGGCCGGGTGCATGCCACAGGTTGTGTGGGTGTGGGTCCGGCCAGGGGTGGGTTTGGCATGCAAGTgtgcaggtttggtccccgccAGCTGAGGGCTCTGCCTGCAGGATGGAGATGAGCGGGCAGTGGCGGTCCCGAGCGGGCAGTGGCGGTCCCTTCTTTCCAGCACCAGCGGCCCGGGGGAGCCGCCCTAGACGCCATCCCTCGCCCCGCTGTCACATCTGGCCTCGGGGAGACTCTGCGGCAGCCCACTCCccttccaacccccaccccagcggGGGACATTGCTGCCCTCAAAACTCCCTGGGGGCCAGTAGAGGGGTTCCCTGAGAGGACCACTTGCTGGCGCCCCATGAGGGAGGACCGGCCAGGGGCTGCAGTGGGCCCACGTCTTCGTTTTGAGGGAGAGCAAAGAGCTTGAACCCTAACAGAGTTGCAAGTCAGCCGGCACATCCTTTCCCGGGCCCACTCGGTGAGGGCCACCATGGCAAAGCACCGTGTGGCACGGCTCGCCGCTGCGCAGGGTTTGGAAAGCGGTGGTTGTGGTTTTTGGAGCGgagtctccctctgctcctcctgcccgtTTTGCAGTTTCCCCGCATGGGGACACAGACTCTGGAGCAAGTGAGGGAGAAGCTCAGGAGCCAAGGTCCTCAATCAGTGAGTGgttatttatcgagctcttactgtgtgaaaagcactgtactaaatgcttgggagagtttgctacagcagagtcggtagacacgtttcctgcccaaaaagagcttacaggccccgagggggagacggccattagTGTAAACACATAAGTtctggatgtgtacgtaagtggtgTGAGGTGAACCAGTccccaaagggtacagacccaagtgcgtaggtgactcagaagggagagggcgttaGGGAAAAGAAGGCCTCActgggggaaggcctcatggaggagatgtgaccttaataaggctttaaaggtggggaaagtggcggTCTGGCGTAaacggaggggagggagttccagggtagagGGAGGACGCGGAAAAGGGGTTGACGGTGAGGTGGACGTGAATGagccacagtgagcaagctggtgctagaggagcagggtgtgtagtttgggttgcagtaggagagtagcgagtagcagagagtaaggtaggagggggcaaggagatccccctcctttaaagccgacggtaaagagtttctgtttcacgtggaggtggatgggcggccactggaggttcttgaggggggaGACGTGGATGGAACttctgttttagaaaaatattgcCCAGCTGCCACCTGTCCTCCATCGTCTGCTGAGGGCCCCCCACCAGGTAGTGGGCCCCTGACACGGCTGGGGGCAGGCAGGCATCGGGCTGGTCTCGTCTGCCTCAAATTTATCATTGACcgcttcaactctgccctctccacccagCAGCATTATTTTTCCACCTTCGTTGTctcccatgcccgtcaccctcatcggttgtttcagatgtttagctCCTTCCTCGAGCTCCATCCTCCCGTCCCCACCATCTCTTTTCCCCCGATGACCTGGCCACGTGCTCTATTGAGAAAAATGAAACTATCAGGTGTAATTTCCAGAAAATTTTGCCAGCTTCACTCcggttcctccctccctcttgccccttctttgactctcccatcttttccagcagttcaagaagagatctcctgccttctctcaaaatccaccccctctacctgtgcctctgacctcatccctttgcactttatcaaaaaAAACTagttccctccctgaccatctccattcactttccaatagcttcttccccccactgctttaaaacctgctcacatctcccctgtccaaaaaaaaaagcccctgcCAGTGGCCCTCTGGCTTATtctagttatctccccatctccctcctagtgttcctctccaaaccccttgagcaagttgtaggcccccactgcctccacttctctaattctctccttgacctgctCCAGTCTGGCTTTCGCCCCCTTCGCTCCGCGGAAACTGTCTCTAAGGTCATCGATGACCTTATCTCGCCTGGCAGTcactactccatcccaatcctcctccacctctcagctacctttgacaccgtggaccaccccctttgccTGGAAACCTCATCGAACTTTGTTTTCCCTGACTGCCCTctcctgactggatcatttttctaaaaaaaaaagttcagtctgtgtcttcccacttctcaagaacctcccatggttggccatctaacttttccatcaaacagaacctcccaaccatcagctttaaagcagcatggtctagcggctagagcaggatcctaggagtcagaagacctgggttctaatcccagctctgccacttgtctgctgtgtgaccttgagcaagtcacctgacttctctggatctcagttccctcacctttaaaatgggggcgaagactgcaaggcccatgttggacaggggccggtgtccgacctgatcagcttgtctctTCCGCAGCACttagggcttgacacacagcaagcgcttaacaaatagcatcgtaaATTAAAGCAATCGGTTTGCCCCTCATCCCTTCCCTAATTTCCAcacccactccgctcctctgccaaaATGCTCACTGCACTTCCATCTTGCTGTCTACCCTTGGCCCATCTCATCCTTCTggcttggagctccctcctcctctgaagAGGTCAGACAAGTTGTCTTCCCCACCTTAAAAGTCTTACTaaggtcacatgtcctccaagagaccttccccaaccaagccctcattttccccgaCCCCCatatcaccctggcacttggatgtgtaccctCTAGGACCTTGATATCCACCCtaccctctggccctcagtggtTACatccatgtccataatttattttcatacatctcccagtctagactgtaagctgcttgtgagcagggatcctcTCTGCCTACTCCACTGTGGTGTCCTTTCTCAAGCagtcagtaccatgctctgcacacagtaagcgctcaatcaataacattgatGGATTGGAAGGAGCTGTTCTCTGGAGGCCTGTGGGGATACATTGTGCTGTAGGCATATTCTGAATTATCTGGGTGCTGGGCTGCGTGTGCATTCTACACTGGCTCGGGGTTGCGCTGTGTGCATTCTCCATTGTCTGGGCAGTGTCGTGCATGTATTCTACATTGGCTTGGGGCTGTGCCGTGTGCATTCTATATATTAGCTGggcactgtgggactgggaggaggtgtAAAGTGCCTCTGGGGGAGGACAGTTCCCTGTGGAGGCACCCAGGGGGCTGTGGGCGTTCTgctggaggagagatgagggcagGCGGGTTGGGGGTGGCCAGGCCGGCCTCCACCTGCCCCCAACACGGTCCCCAGCCATGTAGATTTGGgctgcagcccctgtcccatctgaCCAAGCTCCCCAGCGTCCCTCCGTGAGCCTGAGGCCCAGGACCGCAGCCTCTACGAGCCCTCCCTGCTTCTGGGTGTGATATCGCTCGTCAGAGGCCGAGGCCACCCCAGATCCTGACCCTCCGGGTCGGACCACTGGAATTGTTCCTCTGTGAGCCCCCCAACCAACAGCGACTCATCCAGGCACTGCCCTGCGGACGGGGGTTCGAGCCCtggccaggaggcagggggatgggcacCTGGCTTGGGCCACCCCTGCCGcagtgaggggagggggtccatctgcccctcccacggTGCACCCCcggagggtggctcagtggaaagagcatgggctttggagtcagaggtcatgggtttgaatcccagctctgccacttgtcagctgtgtgactgtgggcaagtcacttctctgggcctcagtgacctcatctgtaaaatggggatgaagactgtgagccccacgtaggacaacctgattcccgtgtctatcccagcgcttagaacagtgctctgcacatagtaagcgcttaacaaataccaacattattattatccctgccgcCTCGGTGCAGGTGCGGCTTCAGGTGGTCGAGGAATCATTGCTCCCGTGTGTAAAACTTTATTCCGAGTCATATAAAGATTCCAAAAATAGAAAGTGTCGGCACTAGCGGCGCTTGGACCCTGAATGCACAGAttaccggggtggggtggggcagggcaggggcccaGGCCCCGGGCGGCCCCCTCCCTGGAGAGAAGCTAGAGGTTGCTGacatcaccaaccccttgcttCTAGTCCACTTGTAAAGGCAGCCTCCAGTGCAGGGTGGAGCGGGTTTAGTGGGGCCCCCCCATTgttaggggggagggaagagaggggtgcAGCCCTACCACTCCACAATATGCAGAGCTggggctcccacccccacccctataAGGGGGACACAGACCCCAAGTCCGGCTCAGTTGCAGGGGCGGGTGCCCTCCCAAGGCCACCGGGtccctgggcacagtcccttccgGCAGCTCAGGCCTCTGAGACGAATGAGGcggctctgggggagggggtgaggaaggctcttccccttcctccaccccccccgccaccgcctTGTCAGCCTGGTGACGGAGCCAGGAGGGCACCTGCCGACCGGCAGCCAAAAGGAGACTCCGGGCCGGGAGAAGTAGTAAAGGAGCAGAGAAGGGTAAAAAGGAAGGAGCCGGGATggggggaaagttggggaggaagtgtgtggctgggttTGCGCCTGGGGCCGCCACACAGTGTGGATCCCGTGCCTGCGGGCAGCAGGAGCCAGTGAGAGACTGGGGAGGGTGTCCGGCCGACCCCACCCTACCACACAGCGTGGACCCCGAGCCCGCGGGCAGCAGGAGCTGGTGAGACTGCCCAGCTGGTCCCATCCTGCCACTCAGTATGGAACCGCCATAGAGTACGGACCTTGTGCCCACGGGCAGCGGGACCTTGTGCCCAGCCGGCCCCCTCCGGCATCGACGAGCCTGGGATTGTCGCTCGGTGCCTATGGGCCAgggtcctgctgctgctgatacAAGGACCGGAAGGGcctgggcaggaggctggggaccGACCATCTTGATCCCCTcctggggggacaggggagaggtgaggtgaggatcACCCTCTGCCCCAGGGCCGCCCGGGTGAACCGAAGGGGCAAAGGGGCCGGTGAGGCAGACGGGCAGGCACTGGTGGGTGCGAGGCAGGCTTGGCTACGGGGCACGCAGCTGGCCCAGACCGTGGTACACGTCGTCGGCAGCGCTCAGCTCCTCAAAAACCGGGATCAGGTTCAGCAGCTCCGTGTCGCTCATGTCGTCGAACCAGGACTGCACGGGCACCTGGGCCAGAGGTGAGAGGAACTTCACTGCCTTAGGATCCAGGGCCAGGGTCAGGcgtggtgagggtgggggagagaaggggaaaggcttACATCTACCCTGACCCCACCGGCAAAGGAGggccgtgggggcggggggggggggtggcggcagTACCTGGGGGCCAAAGGGCAGCAGGCAGGGAGGATTCGGACTAAGGCCTCTGCGGGTACCCGGTGGGGCCCCGAGCCCAAGGGCAGGTCCtgcgtcccccacccccggggtgaCGTCGTACCGCGTTGGCCGGGTGGAAGGTGTAGGAGGCCGGAGAGTTGTCGAGAATGAGGGTTTTGTGCAGGTCCCGCCCCAGGCGGCTGAGGTCCTTGACGTAGCAGCCCTGGTGGAACACGCAGGCCTCGCGGAACAGCCGAGAACGGAACACGCCACAGCGATCCAGCAGGTCCGTCACCGGGTCCGCGTACTGAGATGGGCACAGACAGACGCGgatgcagacaggtggtggaggaccCGGTTCTGCCCCTGTGGACCTCCCCCGCGACCgctccctggcccccagccccgcctTGGCCAGACTGGCGCCGAAGAGCGCACGCTCCCAATCGGctccacccccaggccccggccccctccctgacCCGACCCCTCGCCCCTGCCCTCACCAGGCTGGCAGTGAAGAGAGCACCCTAAACagctccacccccagcctcctcctcgaCCCAGTCCCCGGCCCCACCTTGGCCAGGCTGGTGGTGCACGGCGCGCTCTAGCAGCTCGGCCCcggcacccccccgcccccggcttccAACCCCGCGGCCCCACCTTGGCCAGACTGGCAGTGAAGAGCACACACTCAAACAGTTCTCCCCATTCGTCTCAGGAACTCGTCCACGTAGGGCCGCTTGAGCACATACAcctgaagagagaggcagaggggtcggGCTGGAGTGGGGCCCGGCAGGAGCCCGGGGGTAGTGGCCCggatggatggggggggggggtggcagtcCGGGGCAGAcggcctggggcaggggctgctttcggtcccccgcccgccccgggcccccaaaCCTGCACGGAGGCCCTTCCCCAGGGGCCGGGCGTTGGGGTGTGGGCGGCCACCTCCCGAGACAAGTAACCGAGGACAGGCCGTGGTGCCGACAGCCTATCCTGGATTACTTGAACCGGGCGGGAGCCCCGAGACTGTCCGGACCCCGGGCTGGAAGTGCCCTACCCGCCTCCGCTctcacttccccctcctcctcctccgccgccgtgCCCACCTCGGCCCTGGCACCCAGCTCTGCAGATAGCAGCACCCGGCCCGTTGCACGGACGCCGCTCCGCCACACCACTGCTACGCTCCGGGAAGGGCTCCGGCCGGACCGgcccctcctctgctgcccgctgGGCCGTGCCCAGGCCACGCCGGAGCCGGTGCGGGCCCCATCCCGCTCACCTGGTGAGTGGTGCCCTCGATCTCAACGGGGACGATGAAGTCAGCATTGTTGACCGGCTGTAAGACAGGGGCCTGGGCTGGCACCAGCCTGGCAGGACAGAGCCCACGGGGGCTCCCgcctcaccccgcccccagcccagggaGAAACTGGAGTCCCCGCTGTGGGGGAGCTGCCGGGCCCCTCCCTGACTCACGGCCCAGCCCCCACCTTGGGGGAATGCGTGGGAGGGGTAAGGTAGCCCTAGCCGGCCCCTgaccaccccttcccacccccggcccccaaccgACCGCACCTTGAAGGAGCTGTGCACGAGGGTCTCGTCCAGATCGATGACCACACAGATCCTGCCCTGGTCCTGTCGGGCCACCTCCGGGAGCAGGTTAGACCCCGGGACCTGAATCGAGAACGCCACCCTGtcaccgccggccccggccccacccggccccacccctcccctcccggcccaccccccgTCCATCGTGACCCACCCCCAGCTGTGGGAGCAGAGCCCGGGACTCTCCCCCAAGAGCCCCCAGACTCTGTACCTGGTAAAACTGGTACTGAAGGCATTGGAGCAAGTCAGactggtgggcgggggggagggaggagaaagaggggggaagagaagggggtagGAGAAGAGAAGTCAGCGTGGCCGCTTGCAAAGCTGGCCCAAGACCcgacccctcctctctccacagtCGCCCGGGCGGTTGGCTGAGGGGTCGGGGGTCAAGTCTGGAGAAGCCCACGCGGAGGCAAGCGGCCGGGGTCGAGCCCGTGGGGGTGGCCGAGGCCGGGCCCAAAGCAAACTCTTCCGGgggcccccgtcccacagggaaagcaagtgggaagagagaggagccgGTTGAGGGCTGAAGGCCGCccggcagggaggggcagaattCGAACCCTAAACCCCGGGGCCTTCAGCTCTGGCTGGTTCGGCGGAGGCTACCGCtgcctcctcgtgggcaggagcCGCATGACAGGCAGGAAGGGCAGTCCCGAAAACCGGACCAGATCCCCCCCGCCAGCCCAGTGGAGCGGAGCAGCCCGTGGGGCGAGCGGCGGCAATGGTGAGttttggttaagcccttaccgtgtgcgccGCGCCCTACTgaaccctgggaaagaatacggcGGGCGGGGGGAAACCGACGCGGTCCCCGAGGGACCCCGTAATCTAAAAATGGGGTGTGAGGCACCGACCCGGGCCGTGGGCCGGGGGCGGTCCGTCGGGTGGGGCGGAAGAAGGCCGACCTCGGCCTCCCCCGGCAGACCTCTGGGGCTCGTGGCCGTGGGGGACCGGTGGGGCGGGCGGACCCCCGATCAGCTCGCCCCGGTCGTTCCCACCCGCCCCGCCGCGTCCGCTACCTTGGCGATGACGCTGGCCTCCTCCTTGCAGGCGGGGAGCTGGCTGCCGCCGCTGGGGCCCCCGGGCCGCCTGCCATGCTGGGCCCGGAAGCAGCACAAAAGGTTCTGGAAGATGCTCCGACCACGCGGCTTGTGTGGAGAGGGTGCGGGCACCAGGCCTGGCCGGGAAGAGGGACGGGCATCacgccgggccggggccagacGCGagtgccgggggccgggccgcccggctACTCTGACCGGGCCGCCCGTGCGTTCCCCCGAGGCCTGGGCGCCCTGGCTGCCcaagggcagagccgggcccGGGTGGGCTTGGCCGGAGGGACGACTGCTGGGGTGGccgtggagaggcaggaggtcagcggcCTAGAGCAGACATCCGTTCCAAATCCTTGGCCTTGGGTTGTTCCCGGATATGTCACGGTGCAGGGCACCACAAGGTGAGCGTGGCTGGGCACTGACCCTTTTCCCCAGGGGCCGCTCCGGATGGAGGGCGGAgagctgggggctgaggggaggggccggcgggaggaagggggcagggggaagcggTGTCCCGTTGAGGTCGGCTCTGgccctgccctctcttctcctctgccaaTCATTTCTCTGAACTTCCCTTCACTCTGCACTGGCCTGCCGGGATCGGGGACCTCACAGTGCCGTGACCGGAGGCCGGTCGATGACCGATTCCTGCCAGGCCTCGGCCCTGCCC from Ornithorhynchus anatinus isolate Pmale09 chromosome 10, mOrnAna1.pri.v4, whole genome shotgun sequence encodes the following:
- the TSFM gene encoding elongation factor Ts, mitochondrial, whose translation is MAAPLLLRLSRGGGRAPRCGPSSWARGLPLPAGRALSGPSAPRKELLLRLRRRTGFSFVNCKKALEACGGDDRQAEAWLQQRAREEGWVRATELRGRIAREGLVGLLEEANAAVLVEVNCETDFVSRNAKFQQLVHQVALGTLRHCQSLQQPRSTYSKGCLHGPELCDLRPGPGRDGSLGDQLALTVGSLGENVLLRRAAWLTAPPGFLIGSYVHGTVDRPSDPSAPVAAALGKYGALVVCRAPDPTPDRTPDLAWLGRRLGQHVVGMAPLSVGSLDDPPGGEAETRMLAQPYLLDPGLTLGQFVQPHGVSVLDFVRFECGDEGGDEGEGAVAGAG
- the CTDSP2 gene encoding LOW QUALITY PROTEIN: carboxy-terminal domain RNA polymerase II polypeptide A small phosphatase 2 (The sequence of the model RefSeq protein was modified relative to this genomic sequence to represent the inferred CDS: deleted 1 base in 1 codon) gives rise to the protein MERGSIITQAPRGAAPGLSKQGLVPAPSPHKPRGRSIFQNLLCCFRAQHGRRPGGPSGGSQLPACKEEASVIAKSDLLQCLQYQFYQVPGSNLLPEVARQDQGRICVVIDLDETLVHSSFKPVNNADFIVPVEIEGTTHQVYVLKRPYVDEFLRRMGELFECVLFTASLAKYADPVTDLLDRCGVFRSRLFREACVFHQGCYVKDLSRLGRDLHKTLILDNSPASYTFHPANAVPVQSWFDDMSDTELLNLIPVFEELSAADDVYHGLGQLRAP